A stretch of DNA from Rhodococcus sp. NBC_00297:
GTCGAGTTCACCGACGCGGCTGGCCTTCTCGCCGACCATGAAGACGCCGAAGAGTCCGCGGTCGGGAATGGCGCCGCCGGAGGTGACCGCCAGACGCTGGGCGCCGGGGCGACCGGTCAGCGACCCACCGTCGCGGTCCCACACCAAACGTGGTCGCAGCTCGGCGAACTCGTCCGACGGGTACTTTCCCGACAGCAGGTCCAGCGTGGACTCGTAGGCGGACCGCGGCAGCGACCCGAAATTGCCGGTGCGCCTGACCATGTCGAACCACTCGTCGGCGTCGATGGGTTCGAGGGCGCACGCCGCCACGGTGTGCTGGGCCAGGATGTCGAGGGGATTGGCCGGCACCTTCAGAGCCTCGATGTGCCCGTCTGTCATTCGCTGCACGGTGACAGCGCAGTGGATCAGGTCGGTGCGGTGCTTCGGGAACAGCACGCCGCGGGAGATCTCGCCGACCTGGTGGCCGGCGCGACCGACACGCTGCAGACCACTGGCCACGGACGGCGGCGCCTCGACCTGCACCACCAGATCGACTGCGCCCATGTCGATACCGAGTTCGAGGCTGCTGGTGGCCACGACGCAGCGGAGGCGGCCGGACTTGAGATCGTCCTCGATGAGCGCGCGCTGATCCTTGCTCACGCTGCCGTGGTGTGCGCGGGCCAGCAGCGGCTCGGCACCGTGGACGACGTCACCGGAGGCGCCGATCTGCGAGGGCGGTGCGTGGTCGACGGGTGCACCGTCACCGAGGCGTTCGGCGTAGATCTCGTTGAGGCGCGCGGTGAGTCGCTCCGAGAGCCGTCGAGAATTGGCGAAGACGATGGACGACCGGTGCTCCAGGACGAGGTCGACGATCTGCGCCTCGACATGCGGCCAGATGGACCCCTGCTGCGGAGCGGCGGAGGCCGACCCCTCCTGCGGCTCGGTGGTGCCGAGTTCCGTCATGTCCTCCACCGGAACGCGCACCGAGAGGTCGAACGTCTTCGGCGACGGCGGGCACACGATGCTGATGGGTGCGGACCCGGTGAGGAAGCGTCCCACCTCCTCGTGCGGACGGACGGTGGCGGACAGACCGATGCGCTGAGCGGGCTTGTCCAACCTCGCGTCGAGACGCTCCAGCGACAGCGCCAGGTGCGCGCCGCGCTTGGTGCCGGCGACGGCATGCACCTCGTCGACGATGACGGTGTCGACGCGCTCGAGTGACTCTCGCGCTGCAGACGTCAGCATCAGGAATAACGACTCGGGTGTCGTGATGAGGATGTCCGGCGGCGTCTTGAGCATCAGACGACGATCGGCGGGGCTGGTGTCGCCGGAGCGCACACCGACCGAGATCTCCGGTGGCGCGACGCCCTGCAGCTTGGCAGTCTGGGTGATGCCGACCAGGGGAGCGCGGAGGTTGCGCTCGACGTCCACCGCGAGCGCCTTCAGCGGAGAGACGTACAGCACGCGGGTGCCGGGTGCCGTGTCCTCGGGATCACGGCTGACCAGCTTGTCCAGCGCCCACAGGAACGCGGACAGGGTCTTGCCGGAGCCGGTCGGGGCGACGACGAGGGTGTGCGCGCCGCTCGAGATGGAGTCCCACGCACCGAGCTGAGCGGCGGTGGGCGCGGGGAAGGCGCCGTCGAACCACGCCCGCGTCGGAGCCGTGAATCGCGCGAGCACGTCCTCCGGTGCCGGAGTGGGAGGGTTCTTCACCTCTCCATAGTGCACGGACCCCCCGACACGGTCGCCGGATGCGCGTCCCCACCCCCCGCGAGTACGTCGATGAGGTCGCTGAGAAGGCCGGGATCACAACACTCTGGACGTACTCGCGAGGTGTGGCGGCGCGACGATCAGTCGTGCAGGCGTTCCTCGCCGCGATTGCGGAAGAACTTGAACCCCGGGATGCCGATGACGGCCTTGCGCACGTCCTTGGTCACCTCGAGCAATTCGTGGATCTCGGGGGAGACCGTGTCGAGCGTCGCGAGGATCGGCATGATGCCCTCCATCCGCTGCACCAGCTCCGGCAGCTGGTCCACGAGCTTCACCGCCGCCTCCACCTCGGCCTCGGAGAAGTTGTCCACGAAGGTGCGGCCCAGCGGGATCGCGCGCGCGGTGATGGGTTCGAGCTCGGAGATCATCGCCAGCGCCTTGGACGAGGCGGACTCCGCTCCGACGATGACGCCCTGCGCGTCCTCGGTGGTGGCCGAGACCTTGCCGATGACCGTCTGGGCCTGGTCGGTGATGCGCTCGATCGCGGCGATGACCTCGTCGACACGAACGAACAGGTCGTCGATCCGCCGGGGCAGCTGAGCGACGAACGCGACGGTGTCGAGCGACCAGAGAACGGTCCCGCGGGCGAGTCCGAGCATGTTGCCGAGTGACGGTACGGGCAGCCGGACGGTACGCACCGACAGATCGTTGTCGGGTGCTCGGTGTCGATCCACGTCGGCCATGAGCACAGTCTGCACGGTGACGCCCCTCACGCGGCGGTATGCGAGCGCACCGCACCCGTAATGTCGAGAACATGACTGCTTTCGTGACCGGGGCCAGCGGCTACATCGGTTCTCGCCTCGTCGACGCGCTCGTGTCGGCCGACGAGAGCGTCGTCGTGGGCTCGCGCACGCCGGAGAGGCTGACCGCCTTCGACTGGCACGACGACGTGCGGGCGGTGCGACTCGATGTGACCGACGCCGACTCGTGCGCCGAGGCGCTGTCCGCGGAGGACATCGACGTCGCGTACTACCTGGTGCACGCCATCGGGGAATCCGGCTACCGGGCCACCGACCTCGCGTCCGCCCGGCACTTCGCCGAGGCGGCACGCGCCGCGGGTGTCCGCCGCATCGTCTACCTCGGTGGCTTCGTCCCCGAGGGCGAGAAGCTGTCCGAGCACCTCGCGAGCCGCGCCGAGGTGGGCGAGGCGCTCACCATCGACGGCATCGAGGTGGTGTGGCTGCGCGCCGCCATCGTCATCGGCGCCGGATCGACGTCCTTCGAGATGATCCGGTACCTTGCCGACCGGCTGCCTGTGCTGCCGCTCCCGAGCTGGTTGAGCAAGCCGGTGCAGCCGATCGCCGTCGACGACGTCGTGCACTATCTCCTCGCGTGCGCGTCACCCGACGTGCCCGCCGACGCGTACGACATCGCGGGCCCCGAGATCCTTCCGTACAAGGACCTCGTCTTCGCCTACGTCCGCGCCGCCGAGCTGCATCGTCTGGGTGTGCCCACCCCGGGCATCCCGACCAAGCTCGCGGCTCTCGTGATCGGCCGACTGATCCCGGTTCCGGGACTGCTCGCCGACGACCTGGTGCAGTCTCTCGTGAACTCGATGACCGCCTCGGAGAACCGCATCTCGGAGTTCGTCCCCGAGCCTGAGGGCGGTCTCACCGACGTCGACGACGCCATGCGCCGAAGCCTGCTCGGCGCGAGCGCCACCCGCGGCCTGGCCACGACGCCCGACTCGCTGCGCCTGGTGTCCTCGGACGCGGAGTGGACCGGCGGCGACGTCCGCAGCATTCGCCGCCGCGGCGCCGATCTGCTGAGCGAGGACGGGTGGAAGCTCGCCGAGGCACTCGGCATCGGCGCGGTGCTCTACTCGTGGCCCGTCGCTCCGGTCGTCCGGACCAATCTGGACGTGGTTGCCGCGGTCTCGTCCCGGGTACGGTCTCTTCTGAAGTTCTAGTCGGTCTCTCGTTCACAGACCGCAAGTTCCGACACGACCGACAGGTTCGACGAGCCGGAGGAGTACTTCATGGTGTCCTGGCAGATGAGGGCCGAATCCATCGTGCGCAACGCGCTGGTGGACAAGGTCGACCGCGACCATCACGAGACCGATCGCGCCTTCCTACGGCGGCGCATCATCGTGGCGGTCGTGCTCGTCGTGGGCGCGACGCTGCTGGGAGTGTCGCTGTCGACCGAGCCCGGCGACCCCATGTTCTACACGCTGACCATCGCGCTGGCATTGGTGTGGATCGTCGGCGGGTTCCTGTCCGGGCCACTGCACCTCGGTCGCATCAACTTCCGCGGGACCCTGCGGCGACCGATCATCACGCCGATCGCGATCGGTCTGGCCGCAGGTGGCGTGTTCATCCTCGGCGCACTCGTCGTGCGGGAGATCCCGCCGCTGCGGGACTTCACGGCCAACGTCCTCGATCACGCGCGCGTCGGACCGCTCGCGCTCATCGTCTTCATCACGTTGTTCAACGGGGTCGCCGAGGAGATCTTCTTCCGCGGCGCTCTGTTCTCGGCCATCGGCGTGAAGCGGCCGGTCGTCATCTCGACGATCGTCTACACCATCGCCACTCTGGCCACGGGCAACCCGATGCTCGGCTTCGCCGCCATCACCCTCGGTTTCGTGCTGGGACTCGAACGCCGGGCGTCCGGCGGCATTCTCGCGCCGATCCTGACGCACGTCGCGTGGTCGACGGTCATGGTCTTCGCCATGCCACCACTGTTCGCCTGACGCTCCCCGATCGGGACGTGGCAGGGTAGCGCCCATGACCGGTGCACGAGGCAAGTCCGTCCGCTCGGACGATCTGGACGCCACCGATCGCGTGCTGGTGGAGGAACTGATCACCGACGGCCGCGCGACTCTCGCTCACCTCGCGGAGCGGGCGGGCCTCTCGGTCTCGGCCGTGCAGTCACGAGTGCGCAGGCTCGAGTCGTCCGGGGTGATCCTCGGATACACCGCGCGCGTCGATCGGGAGGCCATCGGCCAGCCACTGTCGGCGTTCGTGGCCATCACCCCCTTGGATCCGACGGCGCCCGACGACGCGCCCGCGCGTCTGCGGCCACTGCCCGAGGTGCAGGCGTGCCATTCCGTGGCGGGGGAGGACAGCTATGTGCTGCTGGTCCGCGTCGCGTCACCGCGGGATCTCGAGCGACTCCTGCAGCAGATCCGGACCACTGCCAACGTGCAGACCCGCAGTACCATCATTCTGCAGACCTTCTACGACTCCTGATCGCGCTGCAGCATTCTCCAGACGCGGTCCGCCGACATCGGCAGTGCGTGCGGCCGTACGCCGACGGCGTCCGTGACGGCATTGGCCAACGCCGGTGCGACGGGGTTGTACGGAGACTCGCTCATCGACTTGGCACCCAGCGGCCCGAGCGCGTCATAGGTGTCCGCGAACAACACTCGGGTCGTCGGAACGTCGGCGAGTTGCGGGATGTGGTAGTTCCGTAGCGACGCTGTGGTCACGTGCCCCGTCTCGTCGAGCCTCATCTCCTCGTAGAGCGCTGCGCCCAGCGCTTGCGCCACACCACCTTCCACTTGCCCACGGCACTGCACCGGATTCATGACCGTGCCGGCGTCGACGGCCTGCACGGAGTCCAGGATCGCGACGCGGCCGCTCCCGGGGTCGACCGCGACCCGAAACCCGTGGACGTTGAACACCACCGAGCGAGGCGATCCGCCGTGGTACCCGTCCGCCGCCAACGGTCCGTCGTGGGCCGCGACGATCTCGTCGAGTGAGCACAGTGCGCCGTCCACCGTGACGCCCTCCGGACCGAGCACGCCCTGCGTCGGCAGCGATCCGGTCAGGCTCGATGCGGCACCGATGATGCTCTCGCGCAACGACTCGGCGGCGAGTGCGACAGCCTTGCCGGCGACCACCGTGCCCGCCGACCCGAAGGCGCCCGTGTCGTGGGAGGTGACGTCGGTGTCCGACTGTGCGATCTCGATGCGGTCGACGGTCGTGTTCAGGATCGACGCCGCGATCTGACCGTGCACCGTCGTGGTGCCGTTACCGAACTCGGCGGTGCCGACGCGCACCAGGTAGCGCGCTCCGGGCAGAGCGGTGATCGACGCGTCGGAGACGTGGCCGCGCGGCGGCACGGTGGCATTCATGCCGATGGCCACGCCGACGCCCACCTGCCATCCGTCGGGCGCCGGCGATCCGGGCTCGGCGAGTGCCTCGTCCACGAGATCGAGGCACTGGTCGAGTCCGTAACTGCCGAACAGGAGGTCGCCGTCGAGGACGTGCGCGGCGACGAACGGATCACCCGGCACGACGACGTTGCGACGCCGGAACTCGATCGGATCGATGTGCAATCGGTGCGCCAACTCGTCGAGCGCCGACTCGACGGCGAAACAGGTCTGCCCGACGCCGTATCCGCGGAACGCGCCGGACGGAATCGTGTTCGTGTACACCGCTCTCGCCTCGACGCGCTTGGCCGCGCAGCGGTAGAGGGCGATCGAGTCGGTGGAATGGTGCAGCACACCGGGACTGTGGTTGCCGTAGGCGCCGGCATCGCTCAGCACGTCGAGGGTCAGCGCGGTGAGCGTGCCGTCGGCCGTGGCGGCTGCGGTGACCGACACCTCCATGGGATGCCGACAGGGCGCGACGGTGAACTGGTCGGCACGGGAGAACTCGAGCTGTACCGGTCGACGCACCGTCAGAGCGGCGAGCGTCACGAGATCCTCGGTGAGCATCTCCTGTTTGGCGCCGAACCCGCCACCGACCCGCGTCGTGAACACCCGCACGGTGTCGGGATCGAGGTCGAAGATGTGACACAGCTCGTCCCGTACGAGGAACGGGACCTGCGAGCTCGTGCGGACGGTCAGGCGCCCGTCCTCCGCGAACCAGGCGATCGCACCGTGCGTCTCGAGGTGAGTGTGCTGCACGCGGGCGGTGCGCCACGTTCCGGTCACCACGGCGTCCGCGGCCGCCAGGCCCGCCTCGACGTCGCCGGTCGTACCGCTCACCTCGGCCACGACGTTGCGCTCGACGTCCGCGATCCTGGCCTCGGTACCCTTGCCGGCGTGGACGATCGGGGCTCCCGGTGCGAGCGCGTCCGCGGGATGCAGCACGGCGGGCAGCACCTCGTACTCGACGAGGAGGCGCCCTCTGCCCTCCTCCGCGGCGGCCACCGACTCGGCGATCACCGCCGCCACCCGCTGCCCGACGTAGCGGAGCTCGCGATCCAGAACGAGAGTGTCGTCGGGATCGTCGTCCCGTGACTCGTGGCGTGCGGTGGAGAAGGCGACGGGCGGCGCGTCCTCGTGGGTGAGCACCGCGACCACGCCCTCGACGGCCAGCGCGGCCGACGTGTCGATCGAGACGATGCGCGCACGGGCGTGGGGGCTCCCCAGCACCGACAGATGCAGCAGACCCGGCATCGCGACGTCGAGCGTGTAGGGCTCCGTTCCCGTGACGACGCGAGCGCTGGCCGGTGCGGCGACGGAGCGTCCGCACGCCGGTCCCTCGGTGGACTTCTCGATGGTGCGCACACCCGTGACCGCGTCGGTGATCGCCCGATACCCGGTGCAGCGACACAGGTTTCCCTTGAGCGAGGTGTCCAGATCCTCGGTCTGCTCGTCGGTGAGGGCGGCGGCGGTGACGATCATGCCGGCCGTGCAGAAACCGCACTGGAATCCGGCGGCGTCGACGAATCGCTGCTGCATCGGATGCAGGTCGTCCGGCGTGCCCAGCCCGGCCACCGTGGTGACCTCCCGACCGTCGGCGCGGTAGGCCGGAACGATGCACGACTGGACGGCGGCACCGTCCAGCAGCACCGAGCACGCGCCGCAGTCGCCCGCGTCGCACCCCTTTTTCACCTCGAACCGTCCGATGTCGCGCAGGGCCGTGCGCAGGCACTGGCCCGGTCGCGGCGACATCTCCACGGTCTCCCCGTTGACTCCCACTCTCATGACAGCTCCTCGCAGATCTGCTGTGCCAGCACGCCGCTCACGTGGCGTCGCCAGTCCGGCGCCCCGTGCACGTCGTCGTACCACTGGTCGGCGGGTATCGCGGCGTCCAGCAGCGCGGCCACGTCCTCGGCGTGCGGCACTTCCTCGAGTCGCAGCTGGTGTGGGCGGCACGTCGATGCGGTGACGGTGAGGACGCACGATCCCTCGGCGTCCCGGCGACCGATCACGACGGCGCCGGAGCGCCCGCGAGGTGCCAAGGACATTCTGCGGCAGGCGAATCGGGAGCGCAGAACGGCGTCGTCGATCTCGATGCTGCGTATCACCTCGCCCGGTGCGAGCGACGTGCGCTGGGGTCCGGTGACCAGCGCCGCGACGGGCACGCGCCGTTCGTGACCGTCGGGGGTCCAGATCACCGCGACGCCGTCGAGCGCCGAACAGAGCGAGGTCATGGATCCCGCGGGAAGTCCGAGGGCGATGTTCCCACCGACCGTGGCGAACTGCTGCACCTTGAACGACGCGAGCAACGCGTCGGAGCAGAGGGCCACCAGCGACTCGAGGTCCGGCCACCGCGGCGGCCACGACATCCGACGCAGCGTGTCCACGGTGCACGTCGCGGCGATCTCGAGCCCCTCGCCGACGACGACGGGTTCCCAGCCGAGGTCCGTCAGATCGACCAGTCGGTGCACCCCCACCTGCGGTTCCGAGAAGACCCACGTCCCACCTGCCACCACGGCGGTGCCGCCGTCGATGACCGAGAGATCGCCCCGCGTACGAGCCCGGACGACCTCGCGCACGGTGTTCAGGTCCACGGAATCACCGCCCGGCCTTCGTGAGCAGCGCCGTGTGCGCCGCCGCCACGTCCCGGGCCACTGTCTCCTCGTCGACGGTCATGACCACCCCGTTCTCGACCACCACCCGCCCGTGCACGAGGAGCCGTTCGAGGGGCGGCCGGTCGCCCAGTACCAACGCGGCGACGGGGTCGGTGATGCCGGCGTGGGCGGCGCCGTCGATGCGCCACAGCGCCAGATCGGCGAGCTTCCCCACCTCCAGCGAGCCGATCTCGTTCTCGCGCCCGAGGACTCGGGCACCGCCGAGTGTCGCGAGGTCGAGGCTCTCGCGCACGGTCATGGCGCGGGGTCCGCCGCGCGCCCGTGCGAACAGTGCTGCGTGGTGCGCCTCCTCGAGCATGCTGCAGGACTCGTTGCTGGCGGCACCGTCGACGCCGAGCCCCAGGGGAACCCGCGCGTCGATCAGATCGCGCGCTCGGGCGATACCGGCGCCCAGCCGCGCGTTGGACGTGGGGCAGTGGGCCGCCCCGGTTCCGGTGGCCGCCATGGTCGCGATCGCGGCGTCGTCGAGATGCACGGCGTGCGCGTACCAGACGTCGTCGCCGACCCAGCCGACCGATTCCATGTACTGCACGGGAGTCATGCCGAAGTTGCTGCGGCAGAACTCCTCCTCGTCCAGGGTCTCGGCGAGGTGTGTGTGCAACCGGACGCCCAGCTCGCGCGCCAGCGTCGCCGATTCGCGAAGGAGGTCGCCGGTGACGGAGAACGGCGAGCACGGTGCGAGAGCGATGCGCAGCATCGATCCGAAGGACGGGTCGTGCCAGCGGTCGACCGCGGCGCTGCTCGCGGCCAGGATCGCATCGAGCGACTCCACGACGCTGTCCGGCGGCAGACCACCCTGACTGTGTCCCAGGTCCATCGATCCGCGCGTCGGGTGGAACCGCAGACCGACCGTCCTCGCGGCGTCGATCTCTGCGCCCAACACGTCGCCGCCGTCGTGGGGGAAGACGTAGAGGTGGTCGGTGGTGGTGGTGCATCCGGTCGCGGCCAACCGAGCGAGCCCACCCGTCGCTGCGACGCGGACCGAGTCGGCGTCGATGCCGGCCCACACGGGATACAGCGTCGTCAACCACTCGAAGAGCGTCGAGTCCGCGGCCAGACCGCGGGTGATCCACTGATAGAGATGGTGGTGCGTGTTCACGAGGCCGGGAGTCAGGACGCAACCGCGGCCGTCGATGACGGTGACCTCCGGACCGTCGGGACGCGGCGGCGGTGTCCCGTCGCCGAGCGCCGCGATGAGCCCGTCCTCGATCAGGACCCAGCCCGCCGCCCACTCGGAGCGGGCGGGATCCACGGTGATCACGTGGGCGCCCGTGATGAGAATGCGGTCCGGCACGTCGTACTCCTGTCCTCGCTGTGTCACCGAGTCAACACCGTGTCGGCCACCCGCGCAGGGCGCGCGCCGACGAAACGTGGTCGAAACGAGCGGCGCCTACTGTCGGATCCTCCAACGACGATGCGGGCGGGTGAACGGGTGTGCTGATCCAGGACGTGCTCGACGTACCGGAACTCGCGCTGCGGCGCCTCGTCGGCACCGACGACCAACTCGGTCGGACCGTGCGGTGGGCCTTCGCGACCGATCTGCCGGACCCGTCGCGCTACATCGTGGGCGGCGAGCTGGTCGTCACCGGCATGGTGTGGCGCCGCGCGCCGGAGGACAGCGATGCCTTCGTGGGGTCGGTCGTCGCGGCGGGCGCTGTGGCGCTCGCGGCGGGCGACGAAGTGTTCGGTTCCGTCCCCGACGACGTGGTGCGTGCGTGCGAGAAGTACTCGCTACCGCTGCTGGCGGTGCCGTCGGCGGTCGCGTTCGCGGACGTCATCGATGCCGTCACCAGCCGGGTGACCGGCGATCGGGTGGCGCGGCTCTCCGCCAGTCTGGCCCGCCAGCACCGATTGCTCACCGCGGTCACCGACGGACGCGCGCTCGCGGACCTCACGAACGAGACGGCGCGGGACACGGGCGTGACCTGCCGGATCATCACCGCGGTGGGCCGGCCCGTGGTGTCCGCCGAGCCGTTGGCCACGGAGGTGGTGGACGCTCTCGTACGGGCTGCGGCGCAGAGTCTTCCGTGCCGCGTGGTCACCGAGAACGCGGTGCGGTCCGTGCTGCCCGTCGGATCGAGTTTCGGTCACCGTGCGACTGCGTGGTACCTCGTCGTGGACGGTGACCACGAGTGCATGGACGGGCAGGTTCTCGAAGCGCTCGGTCAGCTGGCGAGCATCGCGGCCCTCGATCGCGTGCGCGTGGACGACGGCGCGCGGGTGCTGCGCACCATGGCCGACCGCGCGGCCGAACTCCTCGTCGACGGATCCGGAGAGCAGGCGCTGGAACGCATTCGACAGATCGGCGTCGACGTGACAGGAGACGTCGTCGCGCTGGCCGCCACGTCGGATATGCCTGTCGAGGTCCTGGCCGCGGTGCTCACCGACGCAGTGCGGGAGTCGGTCGACGGTGCGGTGAGTGTGGGAGTCACCGACGGGGACCTCGTGATCGGTGTCGTCGGGCTACCTCCCGGTCGGACGTCCACCCGCATGGCCGCCGATATCGCCCTTGCACTGCGGCGACTCGAGGACACCGTGGCCGGACGGATCGCCGTGGGCGTGGGTACGGCGTCCGAGGCCGCGGCCCTCGTCGGATGTGTGCGGTCGGCGCAACACGCACGCGAGGTCGCCGCGGCGTCGGCCGACCGCATCGCGGTGCGGACCAGCGCGGACACCGGATCGGCCGCCGTCCTGCTCTCGGTGGTGCCGGACGGACTGCGCGCTGCCTATGCCCGGCGGGTGCTCGGCGCGGTACTCGACCACGACAGCCGCACCGACGCGGGACTGCTGGACACGCTGCGGGCGTACCTGCACCACGACGGTTCCTGGAGTCGCACGGCGGACGCCCTTCACGTGCACGTCAACACGGTGCGGTACCGCATCGGACGGGTGGAGGCGCTGACGGACCGAGACCTGGGGACGACGGAGGACCGCACCGACGTCTTCGTCGCGTTGGCCGTGCTCGGGCCTCAGCCGACGACGCTGTAACCCCGCCAGGCGGATCCCGCGTCGGGGGCGTCCTCGCGTTCGACGGTCGCCTGGATGAGCCCGTAGGGACGGTCGTCGGCGTGGAACACCTCGCCGTTGTTCTCGACACCGAACCGGTCGAGGTCGTACAGGAAGTGGTGCTTGTTCGGTGCACTCATCCGGAGCTCCGCGATGAACGGGAATGCCTCCAGCGCAGCGCGTCCCATCGCGAACAGTGTCTGTTGCAACGCGAGCGACTGGAGTGTGGCGAACTGCTCGATCATCACTGCCTTGACGCCGGCATACACCTCGTCCCACGCCACGTCGGTGGTGGTGTAGCGCCACCGGGCCTCGAGCGAGGTGGCCATGACGCGATCATGAGTCGGGGCGAGCACGGTGTAGGAGTCCTCGAGGAAGCCGGCGAACTCGGACCCCGTCGACTTCAGAATGATCAGATCCTTGAAACCTGCAGTGACCCAAGTCTTCTGCTCCGATCCTGCGCCCGCCACGGTGATCGAGGCGACCCGCGTCTCCTGGCCCTTGCGTACCCACGTGTGATCGTGCGGACGTCCGTCGACGGTGACGCGCTCCCACGCGTACTCCTCGAGTTCGATCCGCGCCTCCGTCACCGGCTCGACGTCGTCGACGAAATGCCGTGCCAGATCCAGGCCGTACGACTCGAGATGCAGCAGGCCCTTCTCCTTCGCGTAGGCGTACGCGGTCTGCTTCTGGGTGTCCGTCGGCAGGACCGCGCCCTGGTCACCGACGAGATGGGCGGCGGAGAAGTCGCCCCGCAGTGCCGAGGACACGGAGATGTCCCGGATCTCGTGGCGAGCGGTGTCGCGGTAGATGCGCACCACTCGGTTCTCGGCCTTGCCGTACTGGTTGGCTCCCAGGACGATGTTCCCGGTCAGATCGGTCATGGGGTCAGCTTCCTCGATAGGTGGAGTACGCGAACGGGGACAGCAGCAGCGGAACATGGTGGTGCGCATCGACATCGAGGACGGTGAAGGTGATGGAAACCTCGGGGTAGAAGGTCTGCGTCCCGGACTGCTCGAAGTACGCGGCGGTGTCGAACACGAGAGTGTAGACACCGGCAACGGCGTCGTCCGGGAGCAGTTCCTTGGCGCGTCCCTCCTCGTCGGTGATGCCGGTGGTGACCACGTCGCCGTGCTCGTCGACCACCGCGAGACCCACCCCTGTCGCCGGTGTCCCGTGCACCGCGTCGAGGACGTGGGTGCTGACGCTCACTGTTCGGTCCGCTCGGTCAGCATGCGGGTCAACCTGATTCGATTGATCTTCGCCAGTTCGGTTCTCATCACGCGCCTCTCCGTCTCCCGATCGTTGTCGAGCCTCTCGGTGAGGATAGCGAGAAGCTCCGTCGCAGGGCGGCCCGTCGCACACACCAGGTAGACGTGGCCGAACTTCTCCTCGTAGGTCCGATTCCCCGCCGCGAGCGCGTCCTTGACGCCCTGGTCCGCCGCGCTCACGGCCGCTTGCTCGCGCTGTGACGACGAGCCGGCGGTCACCGAGGCACCGATACGTGGATGACCGTCGAGTGCGCGGTCGATCTCCGTCTCGGACAGTTCCGCCAACTCGCTGTCGGCGCGTTCCAGGAGGGCCTCGGCGCTGTCGAAGGGGCGACCGACGGCCACCCGGCGCGCCCAGATGGACGACGAGCAGCACTCGAACAAGGCGTGCATCGCGGCGCGATCGGACAGCCGATTGAATCCGTCGAGCCCGAGTGCTTCGTGCAGGAACACGAGCGTTCCCTTCTGTGGTGGGGATCAGGACAGGTCGTTCAGTCTGCCGAAACGCGCCGCGGCGATGGGATTCGCATCGGCGACCAGGTCGTCGAACCGGTGGTTCGCGATCTTCGCGACCTCGATCATGGCGAACGACCGCTCCGCACCCGGTGAGTTCTCCATCCGCGACCACCCGTTGGCGAGCACCCGGTCGTAGTGCTCGGTCTCGGCCGCGCAGATGACGAGGGGGAAGCCGAAGTGATCCCGGTAGGCGGTGGCCAGGTCGACCACCGAGCGGTGCTCCTCGTCGCCGAGGTGCGCGAGCGAGACGTGGTCCTTGGCGAACGCGGTGCCGGTGTCGTCCTCGCTGCCCAGATCGGGGAAGGCGCTGATCAGCTCGACCTGCTCCTCCGTGGTGCCTGCGAGCAGGGAATCCTGGAACGCCTCCCGCAGTGCATGAGCATCCGCGTAGGGCCGCTGCTCGTACGCGCGACGCACCACCCAGTCCGATCCCTGCACCACGTCGCCGAACGTCGTCGAGAACTCGTCGAGGCTCATCTCGTTGACGGCGTCGAGGGTGATCGAGTAGCCGGGGGAGCCCGCCACCGTCGCCCCGCGCGAGCCGCCCACGTGGAAGAACAGGATGTTGAGGACGATCGCGGTGAACGCACCCAGCACGATGCCGCTCGAGAACAGCAGCTCGAGCCAGCTC
This window harbors:
- a CDS encoding NAD(P)H-binding protein, with the protein product MTAFVTGASGYIGSRLVDALVSADESVVVGSRTPERLTAFDWHDDVRAVRLDVTDADSCAEALSAEDIDVAYYLVHAIGESGYRATDLASARHFAEAARAAGVRRIVYLGGFVPEGEKLSEHLASRAEVGEALTIDGIEVVWLRAAIVIGAGSTSFEMIRYLADRLPVLPLPSWLSKPVQPIAVDDVVHYLLACASPDVPADAYDIAGPEILPYKDLVFAYVRAAELHRLGVPTPGIPTKLAALVIGRLIPVPGLLADDLVQSLVNSMTASENRISEFVPEPEGGLTDVDDAMRRSLLGASATRGLATTPDSLRLVSSDAEWTGGDVRSIRRRGADLLSEDGWKLAEALGIGAVLYSWPVAPVVRTNLDVVAAVSSRVRSLLKF
- a CDS encoding CPBP family intramembrane glutamic endopeptidase; the encoded protein is MVSWQMRAESIVRNALVDKVDRDHHETDRAFLRRRIIVAVVLVVGATLLGVSLSTEPGDPMFYTLTIALALVWIVGGFLSGPLHLGRINFRGTLRRPIITPIAIGLAAGGVFILGALVVREIPPLRDFTANVLDHARVGPLALIVFITLFNGVAEEIFFRGALFSAIGVKRPVVISTIVYTIATLATGNPMLGFAAITLGFVLGLERRASGGILAPILTHVAWSTVMVFAMPPLFA
- a CDS encoding Lrp/AsnC family transcriptional regulator: MTGARGKSVRSDDLDATDRVLVEELITDGRATLAHLAERAGLSVSAVQSRVRRLESSGVILGYTARVDREAIGQPLSAFVAITPLDPTAPDDAPARLRPLPEVQACHSVAGEDSYVLLVRVASPRDLERLLQQIRTTANVQTRSTIILQTFYDS
- a CDS encoding molybdopterin-dependent oxidoreductase, which produces MRVGVNGETVEMSPRPGQCLRTALRDIGRFEVKKGCDAGDCGACSVLLDGAAVQSCIVPAYRADGREVTTVAGLGTPDDLHPMQQRFVDAAGFQCGFCTAGMIVTAAALTDEQTEDLDTSLKGNLCRCTGYRAITDAVTGVRTIEKSTEGPACGRSVAAPASARVVTGTEPYTLDVAMPGLLHLSVLGSPHARARIVSIDTSAALAVEGVVAVLTHEDAPPVAFSTARHESRDDDPDDTLVLDRELRYVGQRVAAVIAESVAAAEEGRGRLLVEYEVLPAVLHPADALAPGAPIVHAGKGTEARIADVERNVVAEVSGTTGDVEAGLAAADAVVTGTWRTARVQHTHLETHGAIAWFAEDGRLTVRTSSQVPFLVRDELCHIFDLDPDTVRVFTTRVGGGFGAKQEMLTEDLVTLAALTVRRPVQLEFSRADQFTVAPCRHPMEVSVTAAATADGTLTALTLDVLSDAGAYGNHSPGVLHHSTDSIALYRCAAKRVEARAVYTNTIPSGAFRGYGVGQTCFAVESALDELAHRLHIDPIEFRRRNVVVPGDPFVAAHVLDGDLLFGSYGLDQCLDLVDEALAEPGSPAPDGWQVGVGVAIGMNATVPPRGHVSDASITALPGARYLVRVGTAEFGNGTTTVHGQIAASILNTTVDRIEIAQSDTDVTSHDTGAFGSAGTVVAGKAVALAAESLRESIIGAASSLTGSLPTQGVLGPEGVTVDGALCSLDEIVAAHDGPLAADGYHGGSPRSVVFNVHGFRVAVDPGSGRVAILDSVQAVDAGTVMNPVQCRGQVEGGVAQALGAALYEEMRLDETGHVTTASLRNYHIPQLADVPTTRVLFADTYDALGPLGAKSMSESPYNPVAPALANAVTDAVGVRPHALPMSADRVWRMLQRDQES
- a CDS encoding FAD binding domain-containing protein, whose protein sequence is MDLNTVREVVRARTRGDLSVIDGGTAVVAGGTWVFSEPQVGVHRLVDLTDLGWEPVVVGEGLEIAATCTVDTLRRMSWPPRWPDLESLVALCSDALLASFKVQQFATVGGNIALGLPAGSMTSLCSALDGVAVIWTPDGHERRVPVAALVTGPQRTSLAPGEVIRSIEIDDAVLRSRFACRRMSLAPRGRSGAVVIGRRDAEGSCVLTVTASTCRPHQLRLEEVPHAEDVAALLDAAIPADQWYDDVHGAPDWRRHVSGVLAQQICEELS